One Methanobrevibacter millerae genomic region harbors:
- a CDS encoding MATE family efflux transporter — protein sequence MLGNDSLNSVDIMLGNPKQALLKMSIPLIISLLISSLYNLIDAAWVSGLGADALAGVGFFTPIFMILVGFGNGLGAGSAFAISKYVGEENKPKADNASIHSIFINVILSVIITIILLLFLETILDAMGAGQTINYATDYGVIMLAGSILVIMSNALYGIYRGEGDTQRPMYAMAASAILNMILDPIFIYSLNMGVKGAAIATLISSLFVILILIYWLYIKKDTYLKPVLSNFAFKRDISFDIIKVGIPASLQLLNNAFFAAVFSALLAFVSSTDSVAVYSTGWRIVTIGTTPMLAIGTALISIIAANYGAKNYENIKIAHRYAMKISMVFAFLVAILTNVFAGDIASLFTSTGSSARIAGELTSFLQWIVIYYPTMAVGVASTYVFQGIGRGVTAMFQTIMRETGFTIFFAVLLAVVFDFGVWGAWMGIVLGEVVSNNITMVWADLTIKKLININDD from the coding sequence ATGTTGGGTAATGACAGTTTAAACAGTGTAGACATAATGCTTGGAAATCCTAAACAGGCATTGCTTAAGATGTCTATACCTCTCATTATCTCATTGCTTATTTCAAGTCTCTACAATCTCATTGACGCCGCCTGGGTGTCAGGCCTCGGTGCAGATGCCCTTGCAGGTGTTGGTTTTTTCACTCCGATTTTCATGATTCTCGTCGGCTTTGGAAACGGCTTGGGTGCGGGCTCAGCGTTCGCAATTTCCAAATATGTCGGTGAGGAAAACAAGCCAAAGGCAGACAATGCTTCAATCCATTCGATATTCATTAATGTCATTTTATCAGTCATTATAACAATAATTTTATTACTTTTTCTTGAAACAATATTGGATGCCATGGGCGCAGGCCAAACCATTAATTACGCAACAGATTATGGTGTAATAATGCTTGCGGGTTCCATATTGGTTATCATGTCAAACGCTTTGTATGGAATCTACAGGGGAGAAGGTGATACCCAACGTCCAATGTATGCAATGGCAGCTTCAGCAATCCTCAACATGATTCTGGACCCGATTTTCATTTATTCGTTAAATATGGGAGTAAAAGGGGCGGCAATCGCAACGTTAATATCTTCTCTTTTCGTTATCCTGATATTAATTTACTGGCTTTATATCAAAAAAGACACTTATCTAAAGCCTGTTCTATCCAATTTCGCCTTTAAAAGGGATATTTCTTTTGATATCATAAAGGTGGGAATTCCCGCAAGCCTGCAGCTTTTAAACAACGCATTCTTTGCAGCGGTCTTTTCAGCGCTTCTTGCATTTGTAAGTTCAACGGATTCTGTGGCTGTATATTCGACAGGCTGGAGAATAGTCACCATAGGAACAACGCCGATGCTGGCTATTGGAACGGCATTAATAAGCATCATTGCAGCCAATTATGGGGCAAAAAACTACGAAAACATTAAAATTGCCCACAGGTATGCCATGAAGATTTCAATGGTTTTCGCCTTTTTGGTAGCTATACTGACCAATGTCTTTGCAGGGGACATTGCATCGCTTTTCACTTCTACTGGAAGCAGCGCAAGGATAGCTGGAGAACTGACAAGCTTTTTACAGTGGATTGTAATCTATTATCCGACGATGGCGGTCGGTGTGGCTTCAACTTACGTTTTCCAGGGAATCGGACGTGGAGTAACCGCAATGTTTCAGACAATCATGAGGGAAACGGGCTTCACGATATTCTTTGCGGTTCTTTTGGCGGTGGTATTTGATTTCGGTGTTTGGGGAGCCTGGATGGGAATCGTTTTGGGTGAGGTCGTATCAAACAACATTACTATGGTGTGGGCTGATTTAACTATAAAAAAATTGATTAATATTAATGATGATTAG
- a CDS encoding ABC transporter ATP-binding protein has translation MELKATNISFKYPSAKKYQLKDVNLELDNKKIIGLIGDSGSGKSTLCKILSGYVDKYEGSVTLDGQPLPKKGFKPVQLIYQHPEKVMNPKWKMKQVLEESWEVPDDILSEFGIQKSWLTRFPQELSGGELQRFSVLRSLNPKTKFIIADEMTTMLDAITQVQILDSVLKIVKERNMGFLLVSHDMDLINTICDDKIYLKDINGA, from the coding sequence ATGGAACTTAAGGCAACAAATATTTCATTTAAATATCCCTCCGCTAAAAAATACCAGTTAAAAGACGTTAACCTTGAGTTGGACAACAAAAAAATCATAGGTTTGATTGGAGACAGTGGAAGCGGAAAATCAACGTTATGCAAAATCCTATCAGGATATGTTGACAAATATGAAGGCAGCGTAACGTTGGACGGTCAACCACTTCCCAAAAAAGGATTCAAACCTGTTCAGCTGATATATCAGCACCCTGAAAAGGTAATGAATCCGAAATGGAAAATGAAGCAGGTGCTTGAAGAATCATGGGAAGTTCCTGACGACATACTCTCCGAGTTCGGAATTCAAAAGAGCTGGCTTACAAGGTTCCCTCAGGAACTGTCCGGAGGAGAGCTTCAAAGGTTTTCCGTATTGAGATCACTGAATCCGAAAACCAAATTCATAATAGCTGACGAAATGACCACTATGCTGGATGCAATCACCCAGGTTCAGATTCTGGATTCCGTTTTAAAAATAGTTAAGGAAAGAAATATGGGATTCCTGCTTGTCAGCCACGATATGGATTTGATAAATACGATATGTGACGACAAAATCTATCTGAAAGATATTAATGGTGCCTAA
- a CDS encoding oligopeptide/dipeptide ABC transporter ATP-binding protein: MEKVLDVENVSISFIQYTQGLNQRELKVITDLTLDVSEGEILAVLGSSGSGKSLLAHAIFGILPENANLNGKISYKGKELSQEDKEELRGKEIALIPQSVNFLDPLMKISDQAIGHIDSKEEKAEKKIKQREIFEHYNLGPDVDEMYPFQLSGGMARRVLVSTALLSDPKLVVADEPTPGLDEKTVEETLNHFRHMKEDGVGVLLITHDIHAALEVADRIGIFYSGYVIEIAKAEDFSGDGENLLHPYTKSLYKALPANGFELVKGHQPLHGEIQEGCPYYSRCEMRFERCKNERPQLRDMGDKKIRCFKYEEGE; this comes from the coding sequence ATGGAAAAGGTATTGGACGTAGAAAACGTTTCTATTTCTTTTATACAATACACCCAGGGATTAAATCAAAGAGAACTAAAAGTAATAACAGATTTGACTTTAGATGTTTCCGAAGGAGAAATCTTAGCGGTTTTGGGTTCAAGCGGTTCCGGGAAAAGTCTGCTTGCACACGCAATATTCGGAATACTTCCCGAAAATGCAAACCTGAACGGAAAAATCAGCTATAAAGGAAAAGAATTATCACAGGAAGACAAGGAAGAACTTAGAGGAAAAGAAATAGCATTAATTCCACAATCCGTTAACTTCTTAGATCCTTTAATGAAAATCTCCGACCAGGCTATCGGACATATCGACAGCAAGGAAGAAAAAGCGGAAAAGAAAATCAAACAAAGGGAAATCTTCGAGCATTATAACCTTGGCCCTGACGTGGATGAAATGTATCCTTTCCAGCTGTCCGGAGGAATGGCCAGAAGAGTTCTGGTTTCAACCGCACTGTTATCCGACCCTAAACTGGTCGTTGCAGACGAGCCTACGCCAGGTCTTGATGAAAAAACCGTAGAAGAAACCTTGAATCATTTCAGACACATGAAAGAGGACGGTGTCGGAGTCCTTCTGATTACTCACGATATTCATGCAGCTCTTGAGGTTGCAGACAGAATCGGAATCTTCTATTCAGGTTACGTTATAGAAATTGCCAAAGCAGAAGACTTCTCAGGAGACGGTGAAAACCTTCTTCACCCGTACACCAAATCGCTGTACAAGGCACTGCCTGCAAACGGATTCGAACTTGTAAAAGGCCATCAGCCACTGCACGGAGAAATACAGGAAGGATGTCCTTACTACAGCAGATGCGAAATGCGCTTTGAAAGATGCAAAAACGAAAGGCCGCAATTGCGTGACATGGGAGATAAGAAAATCAGATGTTTCAAATACGAGGAAGGTGAATAA
- a CDS encoding GNAT family N-acetyltransferase, translating into MYVIIRELSNDSELISNVQDFLFKQIKIEFGYDYVPQWHQDIVKMNEYYINPEKNNFFVAFNGKTNEIIATIGIRAYDKDFEEFRHLYSEEKTSSIWRLFVDKRYRRCGLASKMFSVAERFANQCGYEEIYLHTHRNLNGALEFWTKMGFVITLDTNDDLETVHMDKKIQGIELTSPQSVFNYAVEL; encoded by the coding sequence ATGTATGTGATTATCAGGGAGCTAAGCAACGATTCGGAATTAATCAGCAATGTTCAGGATTTTCTCTTTAAGCAGATTAAAATCGAATTCGGCTATGACTATGTTCCCCAATGGCATCAGGACATCGTTAAAATGAATGAATATTACATTAACCCTGAAAAAAATAACTTTTTTGTAGCTTTCAATGGCAAAACCAATGAAATCATAGCAACCATCGGCATAAGGGCATATGACAAGGATTTTGAGGAGTTCAGGCATCTCTATTCTGAGGAAAAGACATCAAGCATCTGGAGACTTTTTGTTGATAAAAGATACAGGCGCTGCGGTCTTGCTTCAAAGATGTTCAGCGTAGCCGAAAGATTTGCAAATCAATGCGGTTATGAGGAAATCTACCTGCATACTCATAGAAATTTAAATGGTGCTCTTGAATTCTGGACAAAAATGGGCTTTGTCATTACTCTTGATACGAATGATGATCTTGAAACCGTCCACATGGACAAAAAGATTCAGGGTATTGAGCTTACTTCCCCTCAGTCTGTCTTTAATTATGCCGTTGAACTTTAG